From a region of the Mycobacterium intracellulare ATCC 13950 genome:
- a CDS encoding Zn-ribbon domain-containing OB-fold protein, producing MTATAVEDWLLDSALAPAADDDMLAPLYRAAARNELALPFCAACALPLELDQEVCDQCGNAEQDWRTVDLRGTVHAATLMHRREAGLVHGLVPYPVVDVELTSGHRIVMTTVQPADTAPPIGTTVHIGFRHLGDVAIPAIDILEDQ from the coding sequence ATGACCGCCACCGCGGTCGAGGACTGGCTGCTGGACAGCGCACTGGCGCCCGCCGCCGATGACGACATGCTGGCGCCGCTGTACCGAGCGGCCGCACGCAATGAGCTCGCATTGCCGTTCTGCGCGGCTTGCGCCCTGCCACTCGAGCTCGATCAAGAAGTCTGCGACCAATGCGGGAACGCCGAACAAGACTGGCGCACAGTTGATTTACGCGGGACCGTACACGCTGCGACGCTCATGCACCGGCGTGAAGCGGGCCTGGTGCACGGCCTGGTGCCCTACCCCGTCGTCGACGTCGAGCTGACGAGTGGGCACCGGATTGTGATGACGACCGTGCAACCTGCGGACACCGCACCGCCCATCGGCACAACAGTCCATATTGGTTTCCGCCACCTCGGCGACGTCGCCATCCCGGCCATCGACATTCTGGAGGACCAGTGA
- a CDS encoding thiolase family protein yields MTAMSLRPGATPLELAVKASAAALADAGLERADIDGILVGSSQGVRPERLGVGFAAAAGFSDLRLLEHVEIKGATTIAMIQRARHAILTAEAATILCVFADAPLVAGRGAGSTYAHSGGNVGVRGLERASGLLGSVPTYALLTQRWLHVTGTRTDALRSVATTARAWACGNPDAVNREPLDDAGYDSSPMVAEPLRLLDCARPVNGAVAVVLTGRPSVGGARLRVRGTGRDHPVRRRRSGAESWFGGGGRAVQDALEQAGMARSDLHVAELYDPFSIVTLVLLDEYRLTGDIPAGAFVRDGHTGPGGTLPTNTGGGQLSGFYLQGMTPLAEAMIQLRGTGGQRQVPGATVALVGGIGGRMDHHAALVLERAA; encoded by the coding sequence ATGACCGCGATGTCGCTGCGTCCCGGCGCGACGCCGCTCGAACTGGCCGTCAAGGCGAGCGCCGCCGCATTGGCCGACGCCGGACTCGAGCGGGCTGACATCGACGGGATCCTGGTCGGCTCGTCGCAGGGGGTTCGGCCGGAACGACTGGGCGTCGGCTTCGCCGCCGCGGCCGGCTTCTCGGATCTGCGCCTGTTGGAGCACGTCGAGATCAAGGGCGCCACGACCATCGCCATGATCCAGCGCGCGCGCCACGCGATCCTCACCGCTGAGGCGGCAACCATACTGTGCGTGTTCGCCGACGCGCCCCTGGTGGCCGGCCGCGGCGCGGGCTCGACCTACGCACACAGTGGCGGCAACGTCGGGGTGCGCGGACTGGAGCGGGCCTCGGGGCTGCTTGGCTCAGTCCCGACGTATGCGCTGCTTACCCAGCGCTGGCTGCACGTCACCGGCACCCGCACCGACGCGCTGCGCTCCGTGGCCACCACGGCAAGGGCATGGGCGTGCGGCAATCCCGACGCGGTCAACCGCGAGCCGCTCGACGACGCCGGCTATGACTCTTCCCCGATGGTTGCCGAACCACTTCGACTGCTCGATTGTGCTCGGCCGGTGAACGGGGCGGTCGCCGTCGTGCTCACCGGGCGGCCCTCGGTCGGGGGCGCCCGATTGCGGGTTCGCGGCACCGGGCGCGACCATCCGGTGCGGCGCCGTCGCTCCGGAGCCGAGTCGTGGTTCGGCGGCGGTGGCCGCGCGGTCCAGGACGCACTCGAACAGGCCGGCATGGCCCGATCAGACCTGCACGTCGCCGAGCTGTACGACCCGTTCTCGATTGTGACCCTGGTGCTGCTCGATGAATACCGGCTCACCGGTGACATTCCCGCGGGTGCGTTCGTGCGCGACGGCCACACCGGGCCGGGCGGCACACTGCCGACCAATACCGGCGGTGGCCAGCTGTCCGGTTTCTACCTGCAGGGCATGACGCCCTTGGCGGAGGCGATGATTCAGCTGCGCGGCACCGGCGGGCAACGTCAGGTTCCCGGGGCCACGGTGGCGCTGGTCGGCGGTATCGGCGGCCGAATGGACCACCATGCCGCGTTGGTGCTGGAGCGTGCCGCATGA
- a CDS encoding alpha/beta fold hydrolase, producing MMSQAPAPADAVDVSRVDTENYRSIWMYLKELEFRQGFIDIPVNGVLVRTRYAEAGGPDKPHAILLHGTGGHWETFAPNLAALSQHFHCVAIDMVGNGFSGKPDYDYEIAVYVEHVLGVMDHFGMASANFIAMSLGAFVASAVCVGHADRVEKVILMSPAGREASASNMARIRTERTKAVNEPTWESLHAVFAHLIADEANRLPDLIGLRQAVYRREDTRNTIDRLLILQDEKVRHRNLIPDDKWRGIEAPVMIVASGKDHGVYQDTARTIADLIPNSEVFEMPSVRHWPHFEDPEAFNAAAIEFLTR from the coding sequence ATGATGAGCCAAGCACCAGCACCGGCCGACGCGGTCGATGTGAGCCGGGTCGACACCGAGAACTACCGCAGCATCTGGATGTACCTCAAGGAGCTCGAGTTCCGGCAGGGGTTCATTGACATCCCGGTCAATGGAGTCCTCGTCCGTACCCGCTATGCCGAGGCCGGCGGTCCGGACAAGCCGCACGCCATCCTGCTGCACGGCACCGGCGGGCACTGGGAGACCTTCGCGCCCAATCTCGCCGCACTGTCGCAGCACTTCCACTGCGTGGCGATCGACATGGTCGGCAACGGGTTCTCCGGAAAGCCGGACTACGACTATGAGATCGCGGTTTACGTCGAACACGTATTGGGGGTGATGGACCACTTCGGCATGGCGTCGGCCAACTTCATCGCCATGTCGCTGGGCGCGTTCGTGGCGTCCGCGGTCTGCGTCGGCCACGCCGACCGGGTGGAGAAAGTGATCCTGATGTCGCCGGCCGGACGGGAAGCCTCGGCGTCGAACATGGCGCGCATCCGCACGGAACGAACCAAGGCGGTCAACGAGCCGACGTGGGAATCGCTGCACGCCGTGTTCGCTCACCTGATCGCCGACGAAGCCAATCGGCTGCCCGATCTCATCGGCCTACGCCAGGCCGTGTATCGGCGCGAGGACACCCGCAACACCATCGACCGGCTGCTGATCCTGCAGGACGAGAAGGTGCGTCACCGCAACCTGATTCCCGACGACAAGTGGCGCGGCATCGAGGCGCCGGTGATGATCGTGGCATCGGGCAAGGACCACGGCGTGTATCAGGACACGGCGCGCACCATCGCCGACCTGATCCCGAATTCGGAGGTGTTCGAGATGCCCTCGGTGCGGCACTGGCCGCATTTCGAGGATCCCGAGGCGTTCAACGCCGCGGCGATCGAGTTCCTTACGAGATGA